Part of the Henckelia pumila isolate YLH828 chromosome 2, ASM3356847v2, whole genome shotgun sequence genome is shown below.
GGAGCGTCTTACCATGTATACAGATGAGTATTGTCTCGTGCCAATGTTCTGTAATTAGATCATTGGATTTTCCCACTTCTCGGCTTTTCTTGGTTTCCTCACTAAGTGGAATGGacgaatatttttatttttacaatcTTTTGTAGAGTCATTTTTTGACGTTCTTGAATATCGAATTGGAGTTTGTACAGCAAGGTCATGACATCATATAACCTTTGTCATACTTAGAGAATTCATATTCGTGATCAGCACGGAGTTGCTACAAAAgcattatttatttgtttgtttgtttttttaaaaaaaaccgatGTAGATTTGTTATTCGTGGGTTCGAGTTAACTAGGCCGATTATTCTCGTTGCAGTCCGATGACCCCCATTGCCAAAACATGTGGGGTTGCTTGGgtaaaatttttggaaaaattataatataatttaattttatattagaaatttcatgatatggttAGTTTCTCTAGAAAAACAGGGATAAAGCTCATTTTCGTCCCTCTTGTTTGTGACTTATTTTCAAATAGTCCCTCGAGTTTTCGGGCCGCTCAAATGGTCCTTCGTGTTTCATTATTTTTTCGCATTTGGTCCCTCCCGTCATCTGGACGTTAAATTTTGACGGTGATAAAAGCTCACGTCCATAAATCATAACATTGTATTCTTCCAGTGTTTCATTCTCGTCTTGCTTCATTTCATTGCATTCTTGTGGGATGGTCTGTTCCTGTTCCACAACTTTACTTTGTGGTGATCTAGGTCTGGTAAAACTTCTCTGGTTATGGCCAAATCCACCACACCGCTTGCATTTGTTGTTTCTTCTTATCCCTTTCAGCTTTGTTTGGTTTTAAGATGGTACTTCATCAGGTTCCCGTCTTCGCAACTTCGCTGGCCTACCAACTCTTTCTTTATAAATTGGTGGTAAGGGGGGATTAAGGCACATAAAGGCCACAACTCTGGTTCATTCACTAGCATGATTGACATTGCATAACATCGTTTATACGCTTCAACGCTATAATAACGATGCACATAAGCCTCTGGATTTtcttttttgcaccaaataacACATATAACATGTGGGCATGGAATCCCAGTCAATTCCCATTTTCTGCAGCTGCAACTCATTTTACTTAGGTCAACATAATGCTGATTGCGTAACCCCAAGATCTGAAAATGCATCTCATCAGCCATCATCGGTCTAAACGCAGCTGCATCCTTGCAATTCTTTGTCATCACTGCTTTAATCTTTGGGCAGATTACACCATTCCACTTCTCAGACTTTGACCAATTCAACTGAAATCTGACCATCAACATATTTCTAATCGATTCGAACATTGGAATTATTGCCTTCTCCTTACCCTCTAAAATCATACTGTTGAAACATTCACACATATTGTTCAAAAGTATGTCACATTTGGGGATGGTGCTAAAGAATGCCTTGCACCAGTGATGTTCAGGTTTTTTGGCCAACCATGCATATGCATTTTCATCGATCTTCTTCAAATCTTCCATGCGTCTTTTGAACTATTCAACTCTTTCGCTCTTGCTGCAGCCCAAAGAGCATTCTTGATCGCCACACCTCTAAAACCATTCATTTTCATGTAGCTCAAGATATGCCTAACACAAAATCTTTTTTCAGCATCGAAATACAAACTCTCGAAGGCAGGAATCAACCCTTTTTGTTTGTTGGACATAAATATCCAACCATGCTGATTTTCAAAGCCGATATCATTATCTAACAAACAAAGAAATCACACCCAACTGTCCTTAGTCTCGCTTTCAACCAAGGCATAAGCAATAAGAAAAATGTTATTGTTAGGATTTAGGACAACTGCCGCTAACAACTGTCCCCCTGtctttgttttcaaaaaacaaCCATCCACACCAATCACGGGCCTACATGCATCCTTGAAACCATCTTTGCATGCTGAGAAACAAACATAAATCTTTGAAATCTTGGCACATCCTCGTCTTCTGTCAATTTCAGAATTACAAAAGCACCTCGTCAGTCCTCTTCAATTCAGAGCAATAGTTTTTTATTCGGCTTAATTGTTCTTGCATGTTGACCTCAACCAGTTTCATTGCTTTTCTCTTAGCCAAATAAGCTTGCTTATATGAAatagttgtgctcaaagttttTTCTACCTCGTCTTTGAACTCGCTGGTACCTAACTTAGGATTTGACTTGAATTTCTTCTCAAAAGTAGCACCCAACCAGCCTGCTTTGATGCTTCTGTTCTTGCTGTGCGAATAGCAATTGTTATGCTTGGGgataaatgtttttatttgtcAACATGTGTCTTTATTCATTGGTGAACAGAGAATACACCAATTGCAACCTTAATTGATGCATTTACCACGAAGTCTTTTGTTGTCATTCTTCACAAACTTAACTGTACGCCCTCGTCTGATACAATGGCTCTTTATCGCAAATTTGGCCTCATTCTTTGAACTGAATATCATACCGAGATTCAAATCAGGATTTTTAGAATCTTCAATAGGGTTGTACATTGGAAAGGTTGGTGCATCGTCCTCATCAGGTTCAATAGCACTCCCAAAACCATCACTTTTTAGACAGTCATAATTCCCTTTTATCCTGCCAATAGCAATCATTTGAATTCCAGCATCTTCCACCACAAGCGTTCTACTAAGGGGCAAGTTCCCcccttgcatttttttttttaaaattatcaaaatattcttatattttaaaaatgataatttatgaTCATAAATTAGGAACCAAACATGAAAATACAAAGATGATCAACAAATTTAAGTTAATCTTTATTGTTTAATGTGTACAAAGTGACCCAAATATTTGTGGCTCATAACTCAATAGTTGTCTCTAACGGAGTCAGACAATAAAAACACTAGATTCCCTTGGCACTAAACCGAGTACCAATCTAAATCTTATCAAGAAAATTCATCTAATAATCGAAATGTTCCTTGCTACTATACCCTTCTGTGACTGTGTAAAACATCATgactaaggtagccttccctgtACACCCTCTGAAGCACGAAAGGCTTCCAGAGAAACACTGGCATTGGGCGCGCATCCTCAAATGTTTAGTCATAATCCAACACCTTCCACAGTACTTGGTATAAAAACACACATGTGCCCCTAATGCAACTAGTCATCCCTAACACCAGTTATCAAGATCACATACTTACCCAACTACTCTAGGAAGCCACCTAGAACTAATTACTTGGCATGTATTTACAACTGAAGGAATCATATTACTCCGAATAATCAAAGAGTCACATatttgaacactaatcaactaaaaacaAACACTGGAATCAAACCGATGTAATCAAACATGAAAACGGACCAGATCAGTAAAAATTTATTACAGCCCCATCAATACAAAACATAGACAACCAAATACTAGTAGATATACCTAAATAGACTCATCTATTGATATCAGCCTTGGAATCTCCATCCATCCTAGATTGCGTCTGAGCTCCCTAAAATTCAAACATCTGACGCTGCATTCGAGACTACTGACTGCCTCAATGATGCATACCCTGGGTCCTCTGCTGCACTGACGCCTCAGAAGGTCTACCAGCCTGAGATCCCATCCCAGATGCTTGACAACTCTGTCCATCATGCTTAGTACAATCTCTCTTGAAGTGGTCCACACTTACACATGAaagaaacggtgtacgtggttggTTATGTAAAGTAGGCAGTGTTGTACTTCGTGTTATAATACTACatacaacacagtgcagcggaaatttaaaacgtaaataaaacacaagtaattaattttgcacgagtataaaaactcgtgcaggtgccttagggctaaatatcaccaGTAAATgcaagatcagtcttacaaagataatactagtgattttacgaaaagtcaataaatcctaaatttctcaacagattgagaaattaaacttgcatcctaaacacaatcagagtataaaagaaattagatgcaactcccgtagcctaaatttgaagagacaaaagatcttcaacaacacagttcccacagtgttgtctctgatgtcttcaacacgaacggcaacacggggacaagCAACAACGAAGGTTGCAAAACTTTGCTTCagattcttcaaattcttcaacagaatTCTTCAGAGTTTGCGCAGAGTATTGTACGTCTGAAGTCTTAATTTTCTTGTGCGTGAAAACCTCCTTTTATAGATTAGCATCCAAGTTTTGAAggtttccttagatagagtcctacatgaataagaaaacatgttttagtaggaaacaaactctatcaaatcttgcaaatcaaatcttgataatttCAAATAGTATTATATCTAATAATCACTTTATCAAGACTCGATTTAAGTATGGTAAAAATATATCTTAACATATTCAAGATATACACaatatatttaccaaatatttGATCTTGTCTAGAACGCAAAATCttgtaattcaaaataaattaagggccgagaatatcaagaaataaaattcctttcaatctccccctttttgctttctggacaaaacataaCACAATCAAACATACtcataaactccccctgagtttaaaaattcttctccccctgaattttaaaTTTCCCCTGAAGTGTTGTTCCTCGTGTTGTAACACGGTGAATAACATGGAAAATAACACGTGGGATTCTGTAATTCAAATATTGAGCATAAATGGGGTAGAAGTTTTTAGTCTAGATAAAGCATTTTAAGAGCACTTAAGGCACATAACTAGATCAAACAAAACAGTTATATTAAAAACAAAACGAAACAAATAAAGCAAAGATgagagaagaagcaaaatctaAAATTGATCACTATCGGATCCCTCTTGAGCAGTAGCTTCACCCTCATCATTtttagtcccagatggaccagcaGCTTCATCTTGTGCACTATCTCCCCCTGtttggccagaaatgccaaGTTGTCTCTGACAATTAGCCTAGACCATGCTGTAGAAGGCAATATCTTCCTGTGCTTGCGCAATTTTCTCTTCAGCACGAGTCATCAGCAGCTGAGTAGTGGCAGTAGTGAATTCCAGGGTGGTaggagtgaaagagtgggtgcccggttagccaacttgtggctaagagcttttatgactctatgtaaaacaatcttttgtttaatataatttacacttttataatggcattgactttatctttcttcataatgttatattatgatatactattgttgttttgataaagaccttgaatatactatagtgtatgtaagatgtggtagcacatggggatgactatcatgaaacacatcttatagtcactgtatattctaaacagttcctagtcaattgagccgtccgctaataaggataaggatcgctcgatattgagactagcatttgcgatgccgagtaccacgtttcattggtatggaacatagagatgttcaaagcatgcaaatggatattcatatgatgaatgatcgaactaccctattcggacttttcaagtggttatcacttatcgagtggataaagtccgcggttttggttgtacaccattagtccttattacttgaaacatcattgagactctatatgctagtactgtactttgactcgtttaccgactctattggggtcatcaggtatcgggattgggtacagttacgacacatataggagtcgatgctttgttttcaaggattcaccacatactcgcgagtgtggatatcctatgcgatctgaggagatattagtgtgacgaatctctggccagagacatgatgtgttttaggttacttggtgttcctagtaacacatgcgatgtcattaATAGATctcaagatgttatgcatagttatcgaatctcgaacgactctcgatgcaccaatggttgttgatttgatcaggatatttggttgaagggaccgtactgtacgctaaccaaaatctactggttcttgcaggcactatcagtaatacctagggaatcatggggcgatgttgctaggcgctcttaccatgattcgatgggtaagtcggaaattgttgttccgagtcacaaggagttgtgagcccacggctagctgtattcctgaaccattgagggttacacaagtaatggattactaaaaccccgtagagatagttaaatttaaagagttaaatttaatgaaagagaagttggacttcttaattaaaatggagtgagatttcctaaaatgacatagggatggacatttttggaaatcactgaattcggattcagaaaaattatcttgactttaaaagatgcagaaatggtttttgtgcacattggtaaaatcagtttatcaatcggagtcatgatgaattttatattaatttctataacaacgggcttggcttgttgggcttaagttatggattgtgggccctaaggagttagagtcctaatacaattataacttaatctagtctagaaattatctataaataggatgcagtgttcgaaattctcataagagaattcagtctagaaatttcgaacactacatataattttcaagaggattttcgaaaattcctctgtcccttttggagaaaattcgacttgtgatttttgtgaaaaattacaaatcgaattaacagatcatatctgtttattctctacgtaaaacttctgattgatttctagtgtagtcaatcagagggtttctgtttttcattcgtggacctaatttcggagttagatcgtgactgtcatcggttccccggatttacaagaagagaagattaaattctgttggagtccacaatcaagcctttgtttgacgaggtaaaaatttaactgtgttttatttttacttgaacaaatttaatcgtaaaagttttgatacccatatatggaatcgttccatataataaaataaaaattttaaacttctgctgcaccaggtatcaattcttaattgatctgaacacgttttccaacagtggtatcaaagccaggttgctcagatcaaacgattaaattaatcgattgtacaaaatttttaagcctcgatttttgaaacaaaacgaaaattttaaaattgaattttaatgggcaaatcgggaagcgaacgtcgctgcccagggcagcgctgggcgctacCCAAGGGCAGCGTgtccatcgctgcccagggcagcgatgggctgccctgcccgggcccctctttggggcgcgggctgcccgggattgtcccgggcagcccggaaaaattatttttaatttttaattaaaattttaattttttaaaattctagtttttgatccgatcgaaaattatttttgattggttcacgaggcatcggatcgaattgttcgagtccgaaaattttaaaattgattttggataaatttgaatttttggaaaacttataaattttatccgttaaatttaattttataaaattaattattttggtacaattgatgataagatatgatcttatggttggataagataaaatatgattttatcttttaaattatgatgtctttgcatgtttatccaataatttaattattgaattaattattggataaagaatgatcgattgccatgaccaatattttaggtgtatgttagataatttacatttgtcttattgttgttgtattttattaatgggcttggtttataacccaatatgattgtcatatgtaataaaagtgggcctggtttatggccggttcccacccctaaaaatgtatcccatatttgtcatcgaaatttattgtaaatttattagacttagtgggagacaaatatttgaagaaatggtgggcccagcagacaatgaagaccgaagaaatgtaaattggaagctcaatgtaataggattgcattgtatacttgcatatcacctaggattggacttagactcgtgattggcaaccacgggtcgattagttaatgggatcgatcatccttaaataatatatgatattattgatgtatgcatgtttagactaaattgtatgaatcccgcaagcatacataaattgcatgatgagacaaattttcaaaattaaaaatcactcattttaaatatgatttaaaattgatatcaagattaataaaaagggaatttaaatattgtttaaatattcctaccttccatcaacgatcaatgtatgagatgctacccgcggatacggtccggctcatattattgggggggcctgttcgtcggaaagctgtacattggatcgacacatgttgtaagttgggtggaactcccatgggattggctcatattattggggatccacatggcgaccgtccatcacaacttaatattgatgggttatcttgacatgtcacaataaacggcgtcatattattgggcccttattgaacatgaggtaaaaacatgggggttactttggaagtaattgggatctaccttttgaaaattatggttggctg
Proteins encoded:
- the LOC140879297 gene encoding uncharacterized protein, translated to MVRFQLNWSKSEKWNGVICPKIKAVMTKNCKDAAAFRPMMADEMHFQILGLRNQHYVDLSKMSCSCRKWELTGIPCPHVICVIWCKKENPEAYVHRYYSVEAYKRCYAMSIMLVNEPELWPLCALIPPYHQFIKKELVGQRSCEDGNLMKYHLKTKQS